The Thioalkalivibrio sulfidiphilus HL-EbGr7 genome includes the window GCGGATGAAAGGGCGCACCTGCATGAACAGGTTGGCGGCCTCCTCGATGTCCGCCGGGTCCGTGGTGTTGGGATCCTTGCCCAGGTAGAGCAGGGCGGCGGCCAGGGCCTCGCCCTCGTCGTCCAGCACCGCGATGCCGCAGGCGGAGAGTTTCCCGGCGATCTCCGGATCGAAGATCAGGGACCAGGAATCCACTTCCGCCTCCTCGCCCAGGATGGCGGCGACCTGGGCCACGTTGTAGCCGATGCCCGTGGTGCCCCACATGTAGGGCACGGTGAAGCGGTTGCCCGGGTCCACGGCCTCCAGCTTGCGCATCAGGCTGGGCTCCAGGTTGACGCGGTTGGGCAGCAGCTCGGGGTCGAGGGGCAGGTACAGACCCGCCTGGATGTGGCGCTCCGCGAAGGGGTGGGCGCTGGGAAAGATCACGTCATAGCCGCTGCGTCCGGCCAGCAGCTTGGCTTCCAGGATCTCGTTGGCGTCGTAGACGTCGTAGACCACCCGGATGCCGGTCTGCTGTTCGAAGCGCTTGACCACCTCGTCGGAGATGTAGTCCGACCAGTTGTAGACGTGAACGGTCTCCCTGTCGGTCTTGCCGCACCCGGTCAACACCAAGGCAATCGTGGCCGCGGCCAGTACGCCAGTCCTGATCCCCATTTCAGCTACCCCCGAAGATGTGCCCGTGATGAAAACCCTGGCGTGATGTTGTTGCGCTTTGCAGGGGCTGTCAACCGTCGGGGGGATACTTCAGCCCAGCACCATCCAGGCCCCGGCCAGGGCCAGCACGCCCCCGGAGAGGCGCAGGGCAATCCCCTGGCTGAGGGTGCGACCGAGCCATTGGCCAGCACCGACCAGGGCGAGGCTGGCCAGGGTGAAGCCCAGGAAATAGGTGGCCAGCGAAACCCCGGTCGGCGCCTCGATGCCATGGGCGTTGCCGTGGAACAGGGTGAACAGGGCGATCAGCAGCAGGCCCGTCATCTGCTGGCGCAAGGCAAAGCTGAGCATCAGGCCGAGGATCAGCACGGACAGGGCGATGCCGGTCTCCATGTGGGGCAAGGCAAAGCCAGCCAGGCCCGCCAGGGCGGCGGCAGCCAGCAACAGGCCGATGCCCGACACGGCCAGCAGTCGTGTGCGCGCGGCCAGGGCTGCACTCCACAGGCCCATGGCCAGCAGGGGGAGCAGGTGGTCGATGCCGAGGATCGGGTGGGCCAGTCCGGCGAGCAGGCCGCCCGTCTCGCCGTGCCCCACGTGGGCAAAGGCCGGGGCGGTGAACACAAGGCTCAGGCCGGCGAGGAGCATGGACATCGCAAATCGCATTTCGGGTCTCCCTTGTTGAGGACTGTCATCACTCGGTCAGAATGCTGTCAGGACACTAGCGTACCTTCACACGTACCAGTTCCTTGCCGTCCTTGTCCACCATGTGGACCGCGCAGGCGAGACAGGGATCGAAGCTGTGAATGGTGCGCAGGATCTCGAGCGGCTGATGGGTGTCGTGCAGCTGGTGGTTGTCCATGAGCGCGGCCTCGTAGGGGCCGAACTGGCCCTGGGCGTCCCGGGGGCCGGCGTTCCAGGTGCTGGGCACCACCGCCTGGTAGTTACTGAGCTTGCCATTCTCGATCACCGACCAGTGGGCCAGGGCGCCGCGGGGCGCCTCCATGTAGCCCACGCCCTTGCGCACCTTGTGTTCCCGGTGCCAGGTGGAGGGGTCCCAGAGATCATGGTTGTGGGTCCGGAGATCCCCGGCGCGGATGTTGGCCATGAGGTTGTCGTACCAGGTCATCATCTGGTCGGCGACGATCTTGCTCTCAAGCGTCCGGGCGGCGGTGCGGCCCATGGTGGAGAACAGGGCCTCCAGCGGCAGGTCCAGGGTCTTCAGGGCATAGCCCGCCAGTTCGCGGGTGGGCTCGTGGCCGTTGGCGTACATCATCAGGACCCGCGCGAGCGGCCCCACCTCCATGGGCTTGCCGCGCCAGCGGGGGGACTTGAGCCAGGAATAGCTGGCCTCCACGTCCAGGTGCTGGTAAGGGGGCTTGGGCCCCGTGTAGTTGAGCTTTGTCTCGCCCTGGTAGGGGTGCAGGCCCGAGTCCTTGCCGGTGCTGTAGTCGTACCAGGAGTGGGAGACGAACTCCTGGATCTGCTCCGGATCGTTCAGGTCCATGGGATGGATGCGGGACAGGTCCCGGTCCAGGATCACGCCCGCGGGCACCAGGTAGGTGGCGGGATCGTCCAGGCCCTGCTCCGGGAAATCCCCGTAGGTGAGGAAATTGCCGGTGCCTTCGCCGCGCCTGAACCAGTCCTTGTAGAAACCCGCAATGGCGAGCGTGTCCGGCAGGTAGACCTGGTCCACGAAGCTGCGCATCTGTCCGATGATGTCGCGCACCTGAGCCAGGCCCACGTCGTTGATGGCGGTGCCGCCGCGACTGCCGTCGCCGCCGGTGCTGATGGCGGACGGTGCGCCGCCCACCAGGAAGTTGGGGTGCGGGTTCTTGCCGCCGAAGATGGCGTGCAGCTTGGCCACGTCCCGCTGCCAGGCCAGTGCGTCCAGGTAGTGGGCCAGCGCCATGAGGTTGGCCTCCGGCGGCAGCTTGTAGGCGGGATGTCCCCAGTAGCCGTTGGCGAAGATCCCCAGCTGTCCGGATTCCACGAACTCCTTGACCCGCTTCTGCACGTCGGCGAAGTGGCCCGGGGATGAACGGGGGTAGCTGCTCAGCGACTGGGCCAGTTCCGAGGTGGCCCTGGGGTCGGCCTTGAGCGCGGAGACCACGTCCACCCAGTCCAGGGCGTGCAGGTGATAGAAGTGCATCACGTGGTCGTGCACGTACTGGGCGCCGATCATGAGATTGCGGATCAGCTGGGCATTGGGCGGGATCGGATAGTCCAGGGCATCCTCCACCGAGCGCACCGAGGCGATGCCATGCACCAGGGTGCACACACCGCAGATGCGTTGGGCGAAGGCCCAGGCATCCCGGGGGTCGCGGCCGGTGAGGATGGTCTCAATGCCGCGCACCATGGTGCCGGAGCTGGAGGCATGGGTGATGTTGCCGTGCTCGTCCGCCTCGGCCTCAATGCGCAGGTGGCCCTCGATGCGGGTGACAGGATCGACGACGATACGTTCTGTGCTCATTTAAGCTGTAACCCTGGTTGATGAATTAGAAGTGCGCATGTCTTGTTGGCTTCTGATCAGTGCTCGACCAGGTTGTCCGCCACCAGCTCCAGCAGGCTGTGCATGGTCTTGTCCCAGTGAAAGTGTGCCTGGCTGTCGTCGAAGTTCTGGCGACAGTTGGAACAGCTGGTGAGCAGCACCTCGGCGCCGGTCCTGTCGATCTGCGCCATCTTGATCTCGAAGGTCTTGTAACGCAGCGGGTCGGCCCGGTGGATGGTGATGACGCCGCCCCCGCCGCCACAGCACCAGTTGTAGTCACCGGCGTTGTCCATCTCGCGCAGTTCCACGCCCAGCGCCTTGAGCACATCCCGGGGCGCCTGGGTCGCGCCGCCGCGCCGTGAGACCTGGCAGGGGTCGTGGAAGGTCGCCGACTTGTCCACCTTCCTGAGCTTGAGGCGGCCGCTGTTGACCTGTTCGGCGAGGAACTCTGAAACGTGCAGCACCTTGAAGGGCAGCTTCTCGCCCAGCAGGTTGGCTGCCTGCCAGCGCAGCGCGCCGTAGGCATGGCCGCACTCGGGCAGGATCACCGTGTGTGC containing:
- a CDS encoding nickel-dependent hydrogenase large subunit: MSTERIVVDPVTRIEGHLRIEAEADEHGNITHASSSGTMVRGIETILTGRDPRDAWAFAQRICGVCTLVHGIASVRSVEDALDYPIPPNAQLIRNLMIGAQYVHDHVMHFYHLHALDWVDVVSALKADPRATSELAQSLSSYPRSSPGHFADVQKRVKEFVESGQLGIFANGYWGHPAYKLPPEANLMALAHYLDALAWQRDVAKLHAIFGGKNPHPNFLVGGAPSAISTGGDGSRGGTAINDVGLAQVRDIIGQMRSFVDQVYLPDTLAIAGFYKDWFRRGEGTGNFLTYGDFPEQGLDDPATYLVPAGVILDRDLSRIHPMDLNDPEQIQEFVSHSWYDYSTGKDSGLHPYQGETKLNYTGPKPPYQHLDVEASYSWLKSPRWRGKPMEVGPLARVLMMYANGHEPTRELAGYALKTLDLPLEALFSTMGRTAARTLESKIVADQMMTWYDNLMANIRAGDLRTHNHDLWDPSTWHREHKVRKGVGYMEAPRGALAHWSVIENGKLSNYQAVVPSTWNAGPRDAQGQFGPYEAALMDNHQLHDTHQPLEILRTIHSFDPCLACAVHMVDKDGKELVRVKVR
- a CDS encoding HupE/UreJ family protein, which gives rise to MSMLLAGLSLVFTAPAFAHVGHGETGGLLAGLAHPILGIDHLLPLLAMGLWSAALAARTRLLAVSGIGLLLAAAALAGLAGFALPHMETGIALSVLILGLMLSFALRQQMTGLLLIALFTLFHGNAHGIEAPTGVSLATYFLGFTLASLALVGAGQWLGRTLSQGIALRLSGGVLALAGAWMVLG
- a CDS encoding polyamine ABC transporter substrate-binding protein — protein: MGIRTGVLAAATIALVLTGCGKTDRETVHVYNWSDYISDEVVKRFEQQTGIRVVYDVYDANEILEAKLLAGRSGYDVIFPSAHPFAERHIQAGLYLPLDPELLPNRVNLEPSLMRKLEAVDPGNRFTVPYMWGTTGIGYNVAQVAAILGEEAEVDSWSLIFDPEIAGKLSACGIAVLDDEGEALAAALLYLGKDPNTTDPADIEEAANLFMQVRPFIRYFHASRYINDLANGDICVAHGYSGDVIQARDRAEEVGRGVEIDYIIPREGAVLWFDLMAIPADAPNPGNAHAFINFLMQPENIAEITNEVAYANANRAATDLVDEEIRNDPGVYPTDEIRERLVTQQSLPDEVQRHRVRIWTQIKTGR